The proteins below are encoded in one region of Rhizobacter sp.:
- a CDS encoding glycosyltransferase family 1 protein, with translation MRVLFCATPGEGHVRALLPLLQALHARGHGVAWAGAAETHALVPPHLPVPCFDVGPGWQSARFRLFGRWPELSAARGTDAASRIFPKLYGAVIATRMLAPLQAALNAFKPELVIGENAALAVPLAAQAAGVPHVTQGVGMPLPAHRVQEAVAHLTSHWLRLTGAPPPPDGGLYRHLYLDICPPSLQPEPLPAELPAHSLQPIDTTATAPVALERLVPRALAAQRELPLVYLTLGTMLNRPELLRTVLAALSGLPLRVVVATGPDVEPAQLQPLPATVHAQHHVPQAELLPHCQLVISHGGAGTVYAAAAHGLPQLALPQMADQFVSTAALAHSHAGRVLLGAEQNLYAIRHAVQELLSEPRFRQTAERLAHEIAQMPSTDEVAQQLERWIEHGQPVPLPARRSGFKLPA, from the coding sequence ATGCGCGTTCTCTTCTGCGCCACCCCCGGCGAAGGCCATGTGCGGGCCCTGCTCCCGCTGCTGCAGGCCCTGCATGCACGCGGCCACGGCGTGGCCTGGGCGGGGGCGGCCGAAACCCACGCTCTCGTGCCGCCGCATCTGCCAGTGCCCTGCTTCGACGTGGGGCCGGGCTGGCAGTCGGCGCGGTTTCGCCTCTTCGGCCGCTGGCCCGAGCTGTCGGCCGCGCGCGGCACCGACGCCGCCTCCCGCATCTTCCCCAAGCTCTACGGCGCGGTGATCGCCACGCGGATGCTGGCCCCGCTGCAGGCTGCGCTGAACGCTTTCAAGCCCGAGCTCGTGATCGGCGAAAACGCCGCGCTTGCCGTGCCGCTGGCCGCACAGGCGGCCGGTGTGCCGCACGTCACGCAGGGCGTCGGCATGCCGCTGCCCGCGCACCGGGTGCAAGAGGCCGTGGCCCATCTGACGAGCCACTGGCTGCGCCTCACCGGCGCGCCGCCGCCGCCCGATGGCGGCCTGTACCGGCACCTCTACCTCGACATCTGCCCGCCCAGCCTGCAACCCGAGCCGCTGCCGGCCGAGCTGCCTGCGCATTCGCTGCAGCCGATCGACACGACGGCCACGGCACCCGTGGCGCTGGAGCGCCTGGTGCCGCGTGCACTCGCCGCGCAGCGCGAGTTGCCGCTCGTCTACCTCACCCTGGGCACCATGCTCAACCGGCCCGAGCTGCTGCGCACGGTGCTGGCCGCGCTTTCGGGCTTGCCGCTGCGCGTGGTGGTCGCCACCGGCCCCGACGTCGAACCCGCGCAGCTGCAGCCCCTGCCGGCCACGGTGCACGCGCAGCACCATGTGCCGCAGGCCGAGCTGCTGCCGCACTGCCAGCTCGTCATCTCGCACGGCGGCGCCGGCACGGTGTACGCGGCCGCGGCCCACGGCCTGCCGCAGCTCGCGCTGCCGCAGATGGCCGACCAGTTCGTCAGCACCGCTGCGCTCGCCCACAGCCACGCCGGCCGGGTGCTGCTCGGCGCCGAGCAGAACCTCTACGCCATCCGCCACGCGGTGCAGGAGTTGCTGAGCGAGCCACGCTTCCGCCAGACCGCCGAGCGGCTGGCCCACGAGATCGCGCAGATGCCGAGCACCGACGAAGTGGCGCAGCAACTCGAACGCTGGATCGAGCACGGCCAGCCCGTGCCGCTGCCGGCGCGGCGCAGCGGCTTCAAGCTGCCGGCGTAG
- a CDS encoding SDR family oxidoreductase produces MKKIALVTGAGTGIGKASALALLRAGYGVVLAGRRAELLEKAIADAGDLGRDALAVPTNVADPASVKALFAAAFARFGRLDVLFNNAGSGTPPMPLEDLSYEQWKNTVDVNLTGAFLCTQEAFKIMKAQDPRGGRIINNGSISAHAPRPFTAPYTATKHAITGLTKSTSLDGRAYDIACGQIDIGNAATEMTERMARGILQPNGQMMVEPRMDVQLVADAVVHMASLPLEANVQFMTIMATKMPYVGRG; encoded by the coding sequence ATGAAGAAGATCGCCCTCGTCACAGGCGCCGGCACCGGCATCGGCAAGGCCTCGGCGCTGGCGCTGCTGCGCGCCGGCTACGGCGTGGTGCTGGCGGGCCGGCGTGCCGAGCTACTGGAGAAGGCCATCGCGGACGCAGGCGACCTCGGCCGCGACGCACTCGCCGTGCCCACCAACGTGGCCGACCCGGCCTCGGTCAAGGCCTTGTTCGCCGCGGCCTTCGCGCGCTTCGGCCGCCTCGACGTGCTCTTCAACAACGCCGGCAGCGGCACCCCGCCCATGCCGCTCGAAGACCTGAGCTACGAGCAGTGGAAGAACACGGTCGACGTCAACCTCACAGGCGCCTTCCTCTGCACGCAAGAGGCCTTCAAGATCATGAAGGCGCAAGACCCGCGCGGTGGCCGCATCATCAACAACGGCTCGATCTCGGCGCACGCACCGCGCCCCTTCACCGCACCCTACACCGCCACCAAGCACGCGATCACCGGCCTCACCAAATCGACCTCGCTCGACGGCCGTGCGTATGACATCGCCTGCGGCCAGATCGACATCGGCAACGCCGCCACCGAGATGACCGAGCGCATGGCGCGCGGCATCCTGCAGCCCAACGGGCAGATGATGGTCGAGCCCCGCATGGACGTGCAGCTCGTGGCCGACGCGGTGGTGCACATGGCTTCGTTACCTCTCGAAGCAAATGTGCAGTTCATGACGATCATGGCCACCAAGATGCCCTACGTCGGCCGCGGCTGA
- a CDS encoding homoserine kinase, translating into MAVFTEVPHDAAAALIHRLGIGELTALKGIASGIENTNYFADTTTGRYVLTLFERLSHEQLPFYLHLMKHLAQHGVPVPDPQADETGEILHTLCGKPAAVVNRLEGSHQLAPDISHCESVGAMLARMHLAGADYPRHQPNLRGLAWWAETIPVVVPHLTPEQRTLIESELAYQQQVAASAAYEALPKGPIHADLFRDNVMFVGHQLTGFFDFYFAGVDTFLFDVAVCLNDWCTDLESGRLVEERALAFVGAYDAVRPLNSSERRLMPALLRAAALRFWVSRLWDFHLPRDASMLKPHDPTHFERVLSHRVAEPWHPAIV; encoded by the coding sequence ATGGCCGTCTTCACCGAAGTCCCCCACGACGCCGCAGCAGCGCTCATCCACCGCCTGGGCATCGGCGAACTCACCGCCCTCAAAGGCATCGCCTCGGGCATCGAGAACACCAACTACTTCGCCGACACGACCACCGGCCGCTATGTGCTCACGCTCTTCGAGCGCCTGAGCCACGAGCAGCTGCCCTTCTACCTGCACCTGATGAAGCACCTCGCCCAACACGGCGTGCCGGTGCCCGACCCGCAGGCCGACGAGACCGGCGAGATCCTGCACACGCTGTGCGGCAAGCCGGCCGCCGTGGTCAACCGCCTGGAGGGCAGCCACCAGCTCGCCCCTGACATCAGCCACTGCGAAAGCGTGGGCGCGATGCTCGCGCGCATGCACCTGGCCGGCGCCGACTACCCGCGCCACCAGCCCAATCTGCGCGGCCTGGCGTGGTGGGCCGAGACCATTCCCGTGGTCGTGCCGCACCTCACGCCCGAGCAGCGCACGCTGATCGAAAGCGAGCTGGCCTACCAGCAGCAGGTGGCCGCGTCGGCCGCTTATGAAGCGCTGCCCAAGGGCCCGATCCACGCCGATCTCTTCCGCGACAACGTGATGTTCGTCGGCCACCAGCTCACCGGCTTCTTCGACTTCTACTTCGCCGGGGTCGACACCTTCCTCTTCGACGTGGCGGTGTGCCTCAACGACTGGTGCACCGACCTGGAAAGCGGCCGTCTCGTGGAAGAGCGCGCCCTCGCCTTCGTCGGCGCCTACGACGCGGTGCGCCCGCTGAACTCGAGCGAGCGCCGCCTGATGCCCGCGCTGCTGCGGGCCGCCGCGCTGCGCTTCTGGGTCTCGCGCCTGTGGGACTTCCACCTGCCGCGCGACGCCTCCATGCTCAAGCCGCACGACCCCACGCATTTCGAGCGTGTGTTGAGCCATCGCGTCGCCGAGCCGTGGCATCCGGCCATCGTCTGA